The Dehalococcoides mccartyi CG5 genome contains the following window.
AAGCTGTTCCGCACCCAGAAACAAACCCAGCCCGCCTATCAGTACCCAAGTCCAGCGGTAGGTTGTCAGGTATGTTTTAATATTCTTCAGATAACTCATATCCGTCAGTATAAGCCTAACATCAAAAAGCCGCGCCTTCAATCACCCGTGTGGCTAAAATATAAATATCCGCTCTGCCTATTGAATAACTAAACGGGAACACGTATAATCCCTTCGTCTTTAAAGATTATAACGAACAGGGGGGTTAACAGATGGTAAAAGGTATTATCACTGCTGTTATAACATTTATAGTACTTTTACTTGTCGCCGCAGTACTGGTTATGGGTTATCTGGGTATAATGCCGGGTGTTTCCAGCCTGATGGGTTCCGACAAACCGCGTGATCTGGGCATAACCGCCACCAGCCAGGACTATCAAACCATGGTTACCAAAAGCGGCGTCACCGTGAGTGCTTTGCCGTCTGACACCCTTCCGGCAGACAGCCTTACTTTTTCGGGTTCCCGCGTAGTTAATACCTTTTACACTTCAGAGGAATTAACCGCTTTCGTTAACCAAACAGATTACAAATACAAACCGGTAAAGAACTTTCAGGTAAGAATAAACAGTGACGGGACTGTAGAATGTTCAGGCATTTTTGATATAAAAGTAATCCAAGATTTTATTACCGCCAGCAGCGGCAACTCTGAAATTTCCCAATATTGGGATAAATATAGCCGTTACTTCTTGTCTAATCCGGCTTTTTATGTCAAATGCACACCCTCCATGACCAATAATCACCTGTCTTTACAGGTGGAAAAGTTTGAACTGGGCAGGTTTTCTATACCCCAGGCAGCTTTGGATGAACTTACCAGCAAACTTATCACCCTGACCGATGGTATCCTTAACCATATACCCGGACTTTCGGTAAACTCCATTACTATGGTAAATGGCAAAGCAGTATTCAATATGGTCGGTCACAAATATATCTCTATAGCCACTCCATAACCACCATTTGAACTTATATACCAAGGGGGAAGCAAATTTGCTTCCCCCTTTTACTGATAAACCTAAACTTTCAATTACCCAGATAAAAACAGCTAAACAAGACCAAATTTGGCAGCCGCAATGCCTGCCAGAGTCCGGTTAGAGACATTAAGCTTGGTCATAATACCTTTTACATATTTCTTGATTGTAATTTCAGCATAATCCAAATTAACGCTGATTTCCTTATTGGTATAACCGCGTGCCACCATAATAAGTATCTCAAGTTCACGCGGAGAAAGTACATCCTGAGGTATAACATTGATAGTAGCTGACGAATATTCACCGGCAGGACTTCGGCCCTCAGCCTTGGCATTTACAAATTTGACAAAATTTTTAGAGGCACTTTCAAGCAAATCCCCCTGCCAGACGCTGCCACCGCAAGCTACTACCCTAATAGCATTGGATAGAAGTTCAAGCGGACAGTCCTTGGTCAAAAAGCCATTTATGCCGTTATACAAAGCTTCAGTCACATATGGTTCCGCTTCGTAGCCGGTCAGGAATACAACCTTGACCGGAGGATATACCCCTTTTAGCTTATGGCTCAGCTCACAACTGTCAAGGCCGGATATTTTGATATCCGTTAACACAACTTGCGGTTTTAGTTCTTCTACTAGCCTAAGTACATCTGAAGCGTTATCAGCCTCCCCCACTATTTCAATATCTGCTTCGGAACAGAGTACCTTTCGCAGCCCTTCTCTGGCAACTTGGTGGTCATCCGCCAAAAATATCCTGACTGGAGAAGTGCAATGCCCTATCTTGGGAGAGGATTTGTTGGGTTTCATGATTATTTTGTCCATGGCCATCCCTTACGTTTTCAGATATATGCAAAGATAAAAATACAATCTGTATCCATGCAACCCAAGTATTTTACATCATACTACGCATAGGTTCAGAATAAAAGACCTGACTTTATCTAAAACAGCTATTCCTCTATTACCAAATGAAACCAAGAAGGCGGCTCCGGATACCGGAGCCGCCTTCAAGCAATAATGTCTGGTTTTGGTCTTAGAGTTCCAGATTAACCTTGTACTCGGTGGATTTATCTTTCTTAACGTTAAAACCGAAATCCTTGCACAGGTTCAGCATAACCACGTTTTCAGCCAGTACCACACCGTAGAAATTCTTCAAACCCTTTTCGCGGGCAATGCCAATCAGCATATCCAGCAGTTTAGCCCCCAGTTCATGGTGCTGGAAATCATCAGCCACCAGTATTGAGAATTCACCGCTCAGACCGTTGTTGTCTATAATCAGACGGCCTACACCCACGTTGCGTTTTTTGCCCTTGTCGTTATATTCGGCAATAATGGCCATTTCACGGTCATAGTCTATATTGCAGAAACGCACCAGCAAGGCATGGTTGATATCCTTGAGTATATGGAAGAAGCGCATACGGGAAGATTCTTCTGACAGACCTTCCAGCAGGGCTTTTTCCATAGGCTCATCTTCAGGGCGGATAGGCCGCAGGATAACATCACGCCCGTCCTTGGTATGCCAGGGCTTGATATATTTGGCCGGATACGG
Protein-coding sequences here:
- a CDS encoding response regulator transcription factor yields the protein MDKIIMKPNKSSPKIGHCTSPVRIFLADDHQVAREGLRKVLCSEADIEIVGEADNASDVLRLVEELKPQVVLTDIKISGLDSCELSHKLKGVYPPVKVVFLTGYEAEPYVTEALYNGINGFLTKDCPLELLSNAIRVVACGGSVWQGDLLESASKNFVKFVNAKAEGRSPAGEYSSATINVIPQDVLSPRELEILIMVARGYTNKEISVNLDYAEITIKKYVKGIMTKLNVSNRTLAGIAAAKFGLV